The Ferrimicrobium sp. DNA segment CTGTCCGGCGCGAAGGCGGAGAAGAAGGTGTACTACCACCACTCCGGCTACCCAGGCGGTCTGCGCGAGTCCAAATTTCTGGAGATGATGGAGAAGCACCCAGAGCGGGCGGTCGAACTTGCCATCAAAGGTATGCTGCCCAAGAATCGCTTAGGGCGCCAGATGTTCCGCAAGCTCAAAGTGTATGCGGGCCCGAGCCACCCACACACGGCTCAGCAGCCGACCGTGCTCGATCTCAGTAATCGCATCAAGGCCTCGTAAGGAGCGAAATGACTACACCTTTGACACAGTCGACTGGTAGGCGCAAGACGGCGACTGCGAGAGTGCGGTTGGTTCCCGGCAACGGTGCTGTGGTGATCAATGGCAAGGAGCTACGCACGTATGTGACCTCAGTATCGCAGCGGGGCCAGCTGGTTGAACCGCTGAAGCTGGTAGAGCTTGACGAGGTCTATGACGTCTATGCCACCGTCGATGGTGGCGGGATCGCTGGTCAGGCGGATGCCATCCGACTCGGTTTGGCACGTGCCATCATCGAGTTGCACCCAGAGCACCGTGCCGCCCTGAAGAAGGAGGGCATGTTGACCAGGGACGCCCGCAAGAAGGAATCCAAGAAGTACGGTCTAAAGAAGGCTCGTAAGGCTCCTCAGTATTCGAAGCGGTAAATGCTCCGCTTTGGAACCGATGGGATTCGCGGTCGCGCGAATCGGGAGCTCACTATGGAGGTCGGTTATTGGCTGGGGGTTGCAATCGCTCACGCGATACAGCCCCCAGCCTTTGTCATCGGGCGAGATACTCGCGAGTCAGGGTACTGGCTGGCCCAGGCGGTAAGCCTCGGGATCGCATCGGCGGGGGTTGATCTTATCGATGGTGGGGTGTTGCCGACGGGGACGCTCTCCTGGGTGGCCCGCACGCT contains these protein-coding regions:
- the rplM gene encoding 50S ribosomal protein L13, with the protein product MKTFVTTTATVERDWWVIDAQGLRLGRLATEVASLLKGKHKPYFAPYLDCGDHVVVINADKIQLSGAKAEKKVYYHHSGYPGGLRESKFLEMMEKHPERAVELAIKGMLPKNRLGRQMFRKLKVYAGPSHPHTAQQPTVLDLSNRIKAS
- the rpsI gene encoding 30S ribosomal protein S9, with product MTTPLTQSTGRRKTATARVRLVPGNGAVVINGKELRTYVTSVSQRGQLVEPLKLVELDEVYDVYATVDGGGIAGQADAIRLGLARAIIELHPEHRAALKKEGMLTRDARKKESKKYGLKKARKAPQYSKR